One Rhodococcus jostii RHA1 DNA segment encodes these proteins:
- a CDS encoding zinc-dependent alcohol dehydrogenase, producing the protein MKAAVYQRPGLIEVQDVPTPQPGPRDVLLRTRAVGICGSDLHVYRKGLYGATTGWIMGHEFCGEAVEVGEEVRGASVGERYTGFSVEFCGQCYWCQRNQQRLCPHLFEHYTGYGEPGAMAEYVLIRQAQLDQNLFAIPASLSDEAAALAEPLGTAAYSVRRAKPQDGDTVVVIGGGMIGNLIVQTVKATVDAKVIVTEVSPERAELALRVGADEVIDARRPDLIDAVRAATGRGRYMFGDSGMADVVFNAAAAPPTYAQSLDFVRSRGTVVLVGLSEEPATADFSLIAYKDIRLIGAIGSSISSGIELLEQGRVQVDALVTNRIPLSEANSAFHQAADPTSIKGVPP; encoded by the coding sequence ATGAAAGCAGCGGTATACCAGCGACCGGGTCTGATCGAGGTACAGGATGTACCGACACCACAGCCCGGCCCCCGCGATGTGTTGCTCAGAACTCGCGCTGTCGGGATCTGCGGCTCCGACCTGCATGTCTACCGCAAGGGCCTCTACGGTGCGACGACCGGTTGGATCATGGGGCACGAGTTCTGCGGCGAGGCGGTCGAGGTCGGCGAAGAGGTCCGCGGCGCCAGCGTCGGGGAGAGATACACAGGATTCTCCGTAGAGTTCTGCGGTCAGTGCTATTGGTGTCAACGCAACCAGCAACGTCTGTGCCCGCACTTGTTCGAGCATTACACCGGGTACGGCGAGCCCGGTGCGATGGCCGAATATGTACTGATCAGGCAGGCACAACTGGATCAGAATCTGTTCGCGATCCCTGCGTCGCTCAGCGACGAGGCAGCGGCACTCGCCGAGCCCCTTGGCACGGCGGCCTACTCGGTGCGGCGCGCCAAGCCGCAAGACGGGGACACGGTCGTTGTGATCGGTGGCGGAATGATCGGCAACCTTATCGTCCAGACCGTCAAGGCCACGGTGGACGCGAAGGTGATTGTCACAGAGGTCTCACCGGAACGAGCGGAGCTGGCCCTTCGGGTCGGGGCCGATGAGGTCATCGATGCGCGCCGCCCGGATCTCATCGACGCTGTCCGCGCCGCGACCGGGCGGGGCCGCTACATGTTCGGAGACAGCGGTATGGCTGACGTCGTGTTCAATGCGGCCGCCGCCCCACCCACCTATGCCCAGTCCCTGGACTTCGTGCGCAGCAGAGGAACTGTGGTCCTGGTCGGACTTTCCGAGGAACCGGCGACCGCGGACTTCTCCCTGATCGCCTACAAGGACATTCGGCTAATCGGCGCCATTGGCTCCTCGATCAGTAGCGGGATCGAACTTCTCGAGCAGGGCCGCGTGCAGGTCGACGCGCTGGTCACGAACCGGATCCCACTCAGCGAAGCGAACTCCGCGTTCCACCAGGCCGCGGACCCGACATCGATCAAGGGGGTTCCCCCCTGA
- a CDS encoding dihydrolipoamide acetyltransferase family protein: MSIDITLPQLGVEMKSALLAEWVRKDGDEVDGGEVIAIIETDKVSYEIEAPTAGVLHTAADVDQEYKVGARLGAVSASRKEYLAVARGTDTHPDPPTSGTETTVQPERRVEQPPASTAAAERSTNGIVLATPLARRVAADAGMDISTIEGSGRRGQIRRRDVEAAQAQDPAAQDEPHPVSEPVDSPQPSDSPNHEQGKPLSAMRRTIADRMQQSLQTTAQLTDVREVEVSALVELRNRLAAKAERIGFKVSFTDLFLKATALALREVPELNVTVQADRIIEHDHVHLGMAVSVPDGLIVPVVRDADQLSLRAIHQRSEEAALAARERKVTAADLTGGTFTVTNIGSYGSHFGTPVLNLPQVAILATGAILDRPVVRDGEVRAGKVVHLSLTVDHRIIDGELAGRFHNTMAALLAEPDRLLVG; the protein is encoded by the coding sequence ATGAGCATCGATATAACCCTTCCCCAGTTGGGCGTGGAGATGAAGTCCGCGCTGCTGGCCGAATGGGTCCGCAAGGATGGCGATGAGGTCGACGGTGGTGAGGTGATCGCGATCATTGAAACCGACAAGGTCAGCTACGAGATCGAGGCCCCAACCGCTGGCGTGCTGCATACCGCGGCGGATGTCGACCAAGAGTACAAAGTCGGCGCCCGCCTCGGTGCGGTGTCCGCTTCCCGGAAGGAATACCTGGCCGTCGCCCGCGGTACGGACACACACCCGGACCCCCCGACATCCGGAACGGAAACGACCGTTCAGCCTGAACGCCGTGTCGAACAACCGCCGGCGTCGACCGCGGCGGCCGAGCGGAGTACGAACGGCATCGTGCTGGCGACCCCACTGGCGCGACGAGTCGCGGCCGACGCCGGGATGGACATCAGTACGATCGAAGGCAGCGGCCGTCGCGGCCAGATTCGTCGCCGCGACGTCGAAGCGGCCCAGGCTCAGGACCCCGCCGCCCAGGATGAGCCGCACCCGGTGTCGGAGCCGGTGGACTCACCTCAGCCGTCCGACTCCCCGAACCACGAACAAGGGAAGCCGCTGTCAGCGATGCGTCGCACCATCGCTGACCGTATGCAGCAGAGTCTGCAGACCACCGCGCAGCTGACCGATGTCCGCGAGGTCGAGGTCAGCGCACTGGTCGAACTCCGAAATCGGTTGGCAGCCAAAGCTGAGCGCATCGGATTCAAGGTGTCCTTTACCGACCTGTTCCTCAAAGCCACCGCTCTGGCACTGCGCGAAGTACCAGAGCTGAACGTAACCGTGCAGGCGGACCGCATCATCGAGCACGACCACGTGCACCTGGGCATGGCCGTGTCGGTGCCTGACGGGCTCATCGTCCCCGTTGTGCGAGACGCAGACCAGCTGAGCCTGCGCGCCATCCACCAGCGCAGTGAGGAAGCCGCCCTCGCAGCGCGTGAGCGCAAGGTCACCGCTGCCGATCTGACCGGCGGCACCTTCACCGTCACCAATATCGGCTCCTACGGTTCACATTTCGGTACCCCGGTGCTCAACCTTCCGCAAGTGGCGATCCTGGCGACAGGAGCGATCTTGGACCGTCCGGTGGTACGCGACGGCGAAGTCAGGGCGGGCAAAGTCGTACACCTGAGCCTCACCGTGGATCACCGCATCATCGACGGCGAACTGGCGGGCCGGTTCCATAACACGATGGCCGCGTTGCTGGCCGAACCCGACCGGCTACTGGTCGGCTGA
- a CDS encoding acyl-CoA dehydrogenase family protein has protein sequence MKTALESDEHRLMRETVRKFAADHVAPLAAEIDREERFPRESWEAAAELGLLGIRAPEQFGGSDLGLTETCIAGEELSAVCMSTAVTVLHQSNLVVDRIVDHGTPEQQARYLPGLCDGSIIGCLAITEPEAGSDAMSMRTKATRTEGGWLLNGAKTFITNGPVADLALVYAKTGPVEDRELALFAVDTTAPGFSKGRKLDKLGWRGSPTGELAFSDCFVPDDAVIGGIGNGIKVLRDGLASERVLMGAQGVGLAAGALREAVRYAGERRQFGRPIGDFQLIQAKIADMYVGIELGRALVSKTAAAIDAGDSGLTRLASACKLHGSEVAMNAALEAVQIFGGYGYTREFPVERYLRDAKIMQIGGGTSEIQRIIIGREMLR, from the coding sequence ATGAAAACGGCGCTGGAAAGCGATGAGCACCGGTTGATGCGGGAAACGGTACGCAAGTTCGCCGCCGATCATGTTGCGCCCCTCGCAGCAGAAATTGATCGCGAAGAACGATTCCCCCGTGAGTCGTGGGAGGCCGCCGCCGAACTCGGACTGCTTGGCATCCGCGCACCGGAGCAGTTCGGAGGATCCGATCTCGGTTTGACGGAGACCTGCATCGCCGGTGAGGAGTTATCGGCCGTGTGTATGTCGACCGCCGTGACTGTTCTTCATCAGAGCAATCTGGTGGTCGATCGGATCGTCGATCACGGCACACCTGAGCAGCAGGCCCGCTATCTGCCGGGATTGTGTGACGGCTCGATCATTGGTTGTCTGGCCATCACCGAACCGGAGGCAGGTTCGGATGCAATGAGTATGCGCACCAAAGCCACCCGTACCGAAGGGGGCTGGCTACTCAATGGCGCCAAGACGTTCATCACCAACGGTCCAGTAGCCGACCTCGCCTTGGTCTATGCCAAGACCGGCCCGGTGGAGGACCGGGAACTCGCTCTGTTCGCCGTTGACACCACCGCCCCCGGCTTCTCCAAAGGCCGCAAGCTCGACAAGCTCGGCTGGCGGGGATCTCCCACCGGCGAATTGGCCTTCTCCGACTGTTTCGTTCCCGACGATGCGGTGATCGGTGGGATCGGGAACGGCATCAAGGTGCTGCGCGACGGGCTGGCGAGCGAGCGCGTCTTGATGGGTGCACAGGGGGTCGGACTCGCCGCCGGCGCGCTGCGGGAAGCGGTGCGCTATGCGGGCGAACGTCGGCAGTTCGGTCGCCCTATCGGCGACTTCCAGCTGATTCAGGCCAAGATCGCCGACATGTACGTCGGAATCGAACTGGGTCGCGCACTCGTATCCAAAACCGCGGCCGCAATCGACGCGGGAGATTCCGGGCTGACCAGGCTTGCCTCGGCGTGCAAATTGCACGGATCCGAAGTGGCCATGAATGCTGCGCTCGAAGCCGTGCAGATCTTCGGCGGATACGGCTATACACGTGAGTTCCCAGTCGAGCGTTACCTGCGAGACGCCAAGATCATGCAGATCGGTGGCGGCACGTCGGAGATTCAGCGGATCATCATCGGTAGGGAGATGCTGCGATGA
- a CDS encoding IS3-like element ISRhosp5 family transposase (programmed frameshift) yields MAMKAYSAEFKADAVALYLSDPSHTFEGIGNDLGVSRETLRNWVRAERKRTGTSTAELRADGAARPASRAGEVSSESVLEEENKQLKAQIRKLETEREILRKAAKYFGGRDELVSRFQFVDDHCDTVPVKWLCQILEVSRSGFYRWRTSGPARAARARADEELAERIRAIHADFDGTYGAPRITAELREAGIEVNHKRVERVMREHGIVGVHLRKPVRTTVPDPDAAAVPDLIRRDFTASAPNTRYVGDITYLPVGDGEFLYLATVLDLGSRRLAGWSIADHMRTELVTDAMRAAAACRGAAGLEGSIFHSDNGAQYASAEFADLCRELGVTRSRGAVGTSADNAAAESLNATLKRETLQGRKRWNSAGEARAAIFRWITRYNTRRRHSTLGQICPIEFEQRSATLATAA; encoded by the exons ATGGCGATGAAGGCGTACTCGGCGGAGTTCAAGGCCGATGCCGTCGCGCTGTACCTGTCCGACCCGAGCCACACCTTTGAGGGCATCGGCAACGACCTGGGAGTCAGCCGCGAGACCCTGCGCAACTGGGTGCGGGCCGAACGCAAACGCACCGGTACCTCCACGGCCGAGCTCCGGGCCGACGGGGCTGCGCGGCCGGCATCCCGGGCCGGCGAGGTATCGTCCGAGTCCGTGTTGGAGGAAGAAAACAAGCAGCTCAAGGCCCAAATCCGGAAGCTCGAAACCGAGCGGGAGATCCTGCGCAAGGCCGCGAAGTATTTCG GCGGGCGAGACGAATTGGTGAGCCGCTTCCAGTTCGTTGACGACCACTGCGACACCGTTCCGGTGAAGTGGCTGTGCCAGATCCTCGAAGTCTCCCGCTCGGGCTTCTACCGGTGGCGGACCTCCGGACCGGCCCGGGCCGCCCGTGCCCGCGCCGACGAGGAGCTGGCCGAGCGGATCCGCGCTATCCATGCCGACTTCGATGGCACCTACGGTGCCCCGCGCATCACGGCCGAACTGCGCGAGGCCGGGATCGAGGTCAATCACAAGCGGGTCGAGCGGGTGATGCGTGAGCACGGGATCGTCGGGGTGCACCTGCGCAAACCGGTGCGCACCACCGTCCCCGATCCGGACGCGGCCGCGGTGCCGGACCTGATCCGGCGGGACTTCACCGCGAGCGCACCGAACACTCGATACGTCGGCGACATCACCTACCTCCCAGTCGGTGACGGTGAATTTCTGTATCTGGCGACGGTGTTGGACCTGGGCTCGCGACGGTTGGCGGGGTGGTCGATCGCCGACCACATGCGTACCGAGTTGGTCACCGATGCGATGCGGGCGGCGGCGGCCTGTCGCGGCGCCGCAGGGCTCGAGGGGTCAATTTTCCACTCCGACAACGGAGCCCAGTATGCATCGGCCGAGTTCGCCGACCTCTGCCGCGAGCTGGGGGTGACCCGGTCGCGGGGTGCGGTCGGAACGTCGGCGGACAACGCGGCCGCCGAGTCGCTGAACGCGACGTTGAAACGGGAGACGCTGCAGGGGCGGAAGCGCTGGAACAGTGCGGGTGAGGCCCGCGCCGCCATCTTCCGCTGGATCACCCGCTACAACACGCGAAGGAGGCATTCCACCCTCGGTCAGATCTGTCCGATCGAGTTCGAGCAGCGATCGGCTACGCTGGCCACCGCTGCATAG
- a CDS encoding alpha-ketoacid dehydrogenase subunit beta: MRWAINQALDEELERDPSVCLIGQDIGRAGGTFGLTRGLFDKYGAMRVRDSPISEEGMADLALGAAIAGCRPVLEIMFMDFLTLTMDALVNQAAKTYYLSNGAIAAPMVVRTLAGAGVRVGAHHSQSLESWFTHVPGLKVAYPSTPSDAKGMLKAAIRDDNPVIFVENKSLLGYKGAAPAEGDHVVPLGKAEVKRAGTDVTVVAYGRMVHVVLDAAEQLAKEGIDVEVVDPRTLMPLDTDTILASVAKTSRLAIVHEATGPSGFGAEIAARVADEGLYYLDAPIKRIAGAFYPIPTGEAEDLLFPDVARVVDSVRDLMA, translated from the coding sequence ATGCGCTGGGCGATCAACCAGGCCCTCGACGAGGAACTCGAACGCGACCCAAGCGTGTGCCTGATCGGACAGGACATCGGGCGCGCGGGCGGAACATTCGGCCTGACCCGAGGATTGTTCGACAAATACGGCGCAATGCGAGTGCGGGACAGCCCGATCAGTGAGGAGGGGATGGCCGACCTCGCCCTCGGCGCCGCCATCGCCGGCTGCCGACCCGTGCTCGAGATCATGTTCATGGACTTCTTGACCTTGACGATGGACGCTCTCGTCAATCAGGCCGCGAAGACCTACTACCTATCCAACGGTGCGATTGCTGCACCGATGGTGGTGCGCACCCTCGCCGGGGCGGGAGTACGGGTGGGGGCGCACCACTCGCAAAGCCTCGAATCATGGTTTACTCATGTCCCCGGCCTCAAGGTCGCGTACCCATCGACGCCCAGCGACGCCAAAGGCATGCTGAAGGCCGCCATCCGCGACGACAACCCGGTGATCTTCGTCGAGAACAAATCTCTTCTCGGCTACAAAGGTGCGGCCCCCGCAGAGGGCGACCACGTGGTGCCGCTGGGCAAGGCCGAGGTCAAACGGGCAGGAACGGACGTGACCGTGGTCGCCTACGGCCGGATGGTGCACGTCGTGCTGGACGCTGCCGAGCAACTCGCGAAGGAAGGGATCGACGTCGAAGTCGTCGACCCCCGCACCCTCATGCCGTTGGACACGGACACGATCCTGGCATCCGTGGCGAAAACCTCCCGCTTGGCGATCGTGCACGAGGCGACCGGGCCCAGCGGCTTCGGAGCCGAGATCGCGGCGAGAGTGGCCGACGAGGGCCTGTACTACCTCGACGCACCCATCAAACGGATCGCCGGTGCTTTCTACCCCATCCCCACCGGCGAGGCCGAGGACCTGCTCTTTCCCGATGTCGCGAGAGTCGTTGACTCCGTGCGCGATCTGATGGCATGA
- the lpdA gene encoding dihydrolipoyl dehydrogenase, with amino-acid sequence MSDAFDLVVIGSGPGGYVSAIRGAQLGLRTAVVEGNALGGRCLNYACIPAKAVLRAADVLDEVRHASQFGIHVGTPRVSFDEVRARRDEVVASLTGGVRGLLKKNGVEVKHGWARLAGDGAVTVDGETVHGRAIVLATGSVARPLPGLDFHGRVIGTEQAWALDALPDTIAVVGAGASGVELASAYARLGSKVRLIEASDRILPAEDADISAIVHAKLRRQGIAISTGVTVSDTEQSTDAVSFTVDGRTEQTTWLVVAAGRSPDTDSLALDTAGVELDDRGLIRVDERLRTTAPGIWAIGDLVRGPALAHKASEEGIIAAEDAAEHIPEPLLHNLIPRATFCSPSVASVGLTEEQARQQGYEVVVGTARYGAVGAGTVLGERDGLVKLVGDAKYGELLGAHIVGAKATELIQELVTARALEAGLPEIATIIHGHPTLSEAVSEAARDAQGWMIHG; translated from the coding sequence ATGAGTGACGCATTTGACCTGGTGGTCATCGGATCGGGCCCCGGCGGGTATGTCAGCGCTATTCGTGGGGCGCAGCTCGGGCTGCGCACCGCGGTGGTTGAAGGCAATGCCCTCGGCGGTCGATGCCTCAATTACGCCTGCATTCCGGCCAAAGCGGTACTCCGCGCAGCCGACGTGTTGGACGAGGTACGCCATGCCAGTCAGTTCGGGATACATGTCGGCACTCCCAGAGTCTCCTTCGACGAGGTACGGGCACGACGCGACGAGGTAGTCGCGAGCTTGACCGGCGGGGTGCGAGGCTTGCTGAAGAAGAACGGAGTCGAGGTCAAGCACGGTTGGGCGCGGCTTGCCGGCGACGGCGCGGTCACGGTCGATGGTGAAACCGTGCACGGGCGTGCGATCGTCCTCGCGACCGGGTCGGTTGCGCGACCCCTGCCCGGCCTCGACTTCCACGGCCGGGTGATCGGCACGGAACAGGCATGGGCGCTCGACGCGCTCCCCGACACGATCGCCGTCGTCGGCGCCGGCGCATCCGGTGTCGAGCTGGCGTCTGCCTACGCCCGCTTGGGAAGCAAGGTCCGCCTGATCGAGGCCTCCGATCGCATCCTGCCGGCCGAAGACGCCGACATCTCGGCGATCGTGCACGCGAAACTGCGCCGTCAGGGCATCGCCATCAGCACCGGGGTAACCGTGTCTGATACCGAGCAGTCCACCGACGCGGTGTCGTTCACCGTCGACGGTCGCACCGAGCAAACCACCTGGCTGGTCGTGGCTGCCGGCCGCAGCCCCGACACAGACTCTCTCGCTCTGGACACTGCCGGGGTAGAACTGGACGATCGCGGTTTGATCCGGGTCGATGAACGACTGCGGACGACCGCCCCGGGAATCTGGGCGATTGGAGATCTCGTTCGGGGTCCCGCTCTGGCGCATAAGGCATCCGAAGAAGGAATCATCGCCGCCGAAGACGCTGCCGAACACATCCCAGAACCGTTGCTGCACAACCTCATACCCCGGGCCACGTTCTGCTCACCTTCGGTAGCCAGTGTCGGACTGACCGAGGAGCAAGCACGGCAACAGGGCTACGAGGTGGTGGTGGGCACCGCCCGATACGGCGCAGTCGGTGCGGGCACGGTGCTCGGCGAACGCGACGGGCTTGTCAAACTCGTCGGTGACGCGAAGTACGGCGAGTTGCTTGGCGCCCACATCGTTGGCGCCAAGGCTACCGAGCTGATTCAGGAGCTGGTCACCGCACGCGCGCTCGAAGCCGGACTTCCTGAGATCGCGACGATCATTCACGGCCACCCCACACTGTCCGAGGCCGTGTCGGAAGCGGCCCGCGATGCCCAGGGATGGATGATCCACGGATGA
- a CDS encoding thiamine pyrophosphate-dependent dehydrogenase E1 component subunit alpha, which translates to MTTTSKKRPPAQQNPAADATVTERSDADLLSTYRLMVLAREFEEQLGAIFAAGKLGGWFHSCIGHEATGAAAAALMRETDHLVPYHRSRVSILGKGMTARDLAMEIMGRATAPSRGRAGETHINYAPARIYGTTGVLGANIPIAAGVAYGVQQRGLDEVVVCGFGEGTSNRGAFHEALNMAAIWDLPVIFICENNLYAEFSSSRDQMRCADVADRAAGYGIPGVVVDGNDPGAVYTTLAAAFERARGGGGPTLVEAKTYRLNGHYEGDPQSYRDKAEVAEWAERDPVTCYRARLLQQQNVTEEQLHTAEREAADEIRTAMTEALNAPPAGKDDIFGDIYAGGPL; encoded by the coding sequence ATGACAACAACGTCCAAGAAGCGTCCTCCCGCACAGCAGAATCCAGCCGCAGATGCGACCGTCACCGAACGCTCGGACGCAGACCTCCTATCGACCTACCGGCTGATGGTGCTCGCCCGCGAGTTCGAGGAACAACTCGGCGCGATCTTCGCGGCGGGCAAGCTGGGCGGCTGGTTCCACTCCTGTATCGGGCACGAAGCCACCGGTGCCGCAGCGGCAGCGCTGATGCGCGAGACAGATCACCTCGTGCCCTATCACCGTTCTCGGGTGTCGATCCTGGGTAAGGGCATGACGGCACGTGATCTCGCGATGGAGATCATGGGACGGGCCACCGCACCCAGCCGCGGGCGTGCAGGAGAGACCCACATCAACTACGCCCCCGCCCGGATCTACGGAACAACCGGCGTGCTGGGCGCGAACATCCCCATTGCTGCCGGAGTCGCATACGGGGTGCAGCAGCGCGGCCTCGACGAGGTCGTGGTCTGCGGCTTCGGCGAAGGCACCAGCAACCGGGGCGCTTTCCACGAAGCATTGAACATGGCCGCCATCTGGGATCTGCCTGTCATCTTTATCTGCGAGAACAACCTCTACGCGGAATTCTCCTCCTCCCGTGACCAGATGCGCTGCGCAGACGTCGCCGATCGCGCCGCCGGCTACGGCATACCCGGCGTCGTCGTCGACGGAAACGATCCCGGGGCTGTGTACACGACACTGGCCGCCGCATTCGAGCGCGCCCGAGGTGGCGGCGGGCCGACCCTGGTAGAGGCGAAAACCTACCGGCTCAACGGCCACTACGAAGGCGACCCCCAGTCGTACCGCGACAAGGCGGAGGTCGCCGAGTGGGCTGAGCGTGATCCCGTGACCTGCTACCGCGCGCGCCTGCTGCAACAACAGAACGTGACCGAGGAGCAGCTGCACACCGCCGAAAGGGAAGCCGCCGACGAAATCCGGACGGCCATGACAGAGGCACTGAACGCCCCACCGGCGGGCAAAGACGACATCTTCGGTGACATCTACGCAGGAGGTCCTCTGTGA
- a CDS encoding SDR family oxidoreductase, whose protein sequence is MNEQSDTANGHADWTTTPRPGARVLVTGALGGVGRALLAALDDLGCRTVGIDRPGTEAQSIPCEQMIRADLSEPDEAARAVAEAASALGGLDALVGAAGIVDTIHRAATFPIRDFQRDVEANLLAQFYVAQAAYPPLQTSTASSIVLFSSVAGQDGLPGQASYAAAKAGVLGLTRSLAAEWARDGIRVNAVVPGLVATPKVLAMPESARQRLLRGVPMGRVAALGEVVGAVLYLLSPAAGYTTGQALRLDGGQNLNSDGLFR, encoded by the coding sequence ATGAATGAGCAGTCAGATACCGCGAACGGTCACGCGGACTGGACCACTACCCCGCGGCCAGGGGCGCGAGTGCTCGTGACCGGAGCCCTCGGTGGCGTCGGCCGGGCCCTGCTGGCCGCCCTCGACGACCTCGGGTGCCGGACAGTGGGTATCGATCGCCCTGGAACAGAGGCACAGTCGATTCCGTGCGAACAGATGATCCGCGCAGACCTGTCCGAACCGGACGAAGCCGCACGCGCCGTCGCTGAGGCCGCGTCCGCACTAGGCGGACTCGATGCGCTGGTTGGTGCGGCTGGCATCGTCGACACGATCCACCGGGCTGCCACCTTCCCGATCCGAGACTTCCAACGCGACGTCGAGGCGAACTTGCTCGCCCAATTCTATGTGGCGCAGGCCGCCTACCCGCCCCTACAGACCAGCACCGCCAGCAGCATCGTGCTGTTCTCCTCCGTAGCAGGACAAGACGGTCTGCCCGGGCAGGCATCCTATGCAGCGGCGAAGGCCGGCGTACTCGGATTGACCCGCTCATTGGCCGCGGAATGGGCACGCGATGGCATACGCGTCAACGCCGTCGTCCCCGGCCTCGTCGCCACGCCCAAGGTCCTCGCGATGCCGGAGTCGGCACGGCAACGCCTGCTCCGCGGCGTGCCCATGGGACGCGTCGCTGCGCTGGGTGAAGTGGTCGGCGCGGTGCTCTATCTGCTCTCGCCCGCTGCCGGATACACGACCGGCCAGGCGCTGCGACTCGATGGCGGCCAAAACCTCAACAGCGACGGACTCTTTCGCTAA
- a CDS encoding class I adenylate-forming enzyme family protein: MLAASAARFPEEKYQMLESTLVGTPTTIGSMLIQAAERYGTREALSEGNTTLSYARTLELAQKCAVSIVERGVKPGDRVAIALPNGLHHAVSYFGTQLAGAIAVVVNTRLSAPEIAHVLSDSGASLVVSDSSFAERLTSDADVVDPQVLLTERPPHADHTPLPGLSRSADDTAQLLYTSGTTGRPKGAAQTHANLLFNAATVREQFELTPNDRTLIVAPMFHASGLNSQLIGFLSAGASCVLAPEFKAAVTLATLAERRITIFAGVATMLQLMLTRPEIDSLDLSALRLFAMGGSPVPESLPAQAISKMPNIAFANIWGMTEATSIVTFVKGDDYLARPWSSGRAVPGTELGVTTEDGTVADLREHVGELCIRGPVVAAGYWNNPEATADTFREGWLHTGDVGSIDTDGYVHVLDRLKNMIIRGGENIYSIEVESVLAAHPAVADVGVVGVPDDIFGERVRAVVSISPGQRLTSDDLRAYAARHLADYKVPAEILFIHELPRNPSGKLVKGALAQLPATSHGEADVS; this comes from the coding sequence ATGCTCGCCGCCTCGGCGGCGCGTTTCCCAGAGGAGAAGTATCAGATGCTCGAATCAACACTCGTCGGCACGCCGACCACGATCGGGTCCATGCTCATCCAGGCCGCCGAGCGATACGGGACGCGCGAGGCACTGTCAGAGGGCAACACCACGCTCAGCTACGCTCGGACACTCGAGTTGGCACAGAAATGCGCGGTCTCCATTGTGGAACGCGGCGTAAAGCCCGGCGACCGCGTCGCGATCGCGCTGCCCAACGGACTCCACCACGCGGTCTCGTACTTCGGCACCCAACTGGCCGGTGCGATAGCCGTCGTGGTCAATACGCGGCTGAGCGCACCCGAAATAGCACACGTGCTGAGCGACAGCGGCGCGTCGCTTGTCGTCAGCGACTCCAGCTTCGCAGAAAGGCTGACTTCAGACGCAGACGTCGTCGATCCGCAGGTACTGCTTACTGAACGGCCGCCCCACGCCGATCATACGCCCTTACCGGGCTTGTCCCGCAGCGCCGATGACACAGCCCAGCTGCTCTACACCTCGGGTACCACCGGTCGACCAAAAGGTGCGGCACAAACTCATGCCAACCTACTGTTCAACGCGGCCACAGTTCGTGAGCAATTCGAACTGACCCCCAACGACCGGACACTGATCGTCGCCCCCATGTTCCACGCCAGTGGGCTCAACTCCCAGCTGATCGGCTTCCTCTCCGCGGGCGCATCGTGCGTGCTCGCACCAGAATTCAAGGCAGCCGTCACTCTGGCAACGCTCGCCGAGCGTCGCATCACCATCTTCGCCGGTGTCGCCACGATGCTCCAACTCATGCTTACCCGACCCGAAATAGATAGCCTCGACCTCAGTGCACTCAGGCTCTTCGCCATGGGAGGATCGCCGGTTCCCGAATCTCTGCCCGCGCAGGCAATCAGCAAGATGCCGAACATCGCTTTCGCGAACATCTGGGGAATGACCGAAGCCACCTCGATCGTGACCTTCGTCAAAGGCGACGACTATCTCGCCCGCCCGTGGTCCTCCGGCCGCGCGGTCCCCGGCACCGAACTCGGCGTAACCACAGAAGACGGGACGGTCGCCGACCTCCGCGAGCATGTAGGCGAACTTTGCATACGTGGTCCCGTCGTCGCAGCCGGCTACTGGAACAACCCGGAAGCGACCGCGGACACGTTCCGAGAGGGATGGCTACACACAGGCGACGTCGGCAGCATCGACACTGACGGATACGTCCATGTGCTTGACCGGCTGAAGAACATGATCATCCGCGGCGGCGAAAACATCTACAGTATCGAAGTTGAATCGGTATTGGCCGCACACCCTGCGGTGGCAGATGTGGGAGTGGTTGGTGTACCGGACGACATTTTCGGGGAACGTGTCAGAGCTGTAGTCAGCATCTCTCCTGGTCAACGGCTAACTTCTGATGATCTCCGTGCATACGCAGCCCGTCACCTCGCCGACTACAAAGTCCCCGCCGAAATTTTGTTCATTCACGAATTGCCCCGCAACCCATCAGGCAAGCTCGTGAAGGGAGCATTGGCGCAGTTGCCAGCTACCTCGCATGGCGAGGCTGACGTGTCGTGA